Proteins co-encoded in one Desulfoplanes formicivorans genomic window:
- a CDS encoding ABC transporter substrate-binding protein, whose amino-acid sequence MPCFVSRFLQVFVISVSIVGVVAYSAVSWAGKNDKVFRVFVVHSYGPDHICGAPQFRGIERALTERLGKGRLVFEHFYMLTKTQYITPDEIRQRGDLALRAIKDFDPDLIMTLDDNAFRTVGLDLAGDATRPVVFSGLNNPPEVYNQTHRFMQSRSYPGGNITGIYEKLYLYKTLQVLKQALPQCRRVVGITDESFTGQALYRQMLLEAEQNRGSLPVEWELRQVRTFREYKQLVDALNRDTSVDAIFPLAFLLVDEQGRPVSGRAILSWTLVHSSLPELAINYELCRLGLFGGAAVHFESMGYAAGLFGVAILEGQHPGNLPIVDAPEFAIVFNTSRAAMLSKKIPLPLLMAADAVYTSMPLIEQQ is encoded by the coding sequence ATGCCATGTTTCGTTTCCCGTTTTCTTCAGGTCTTCGTGATCAGCGTGTCCATTGTAGGCGTTGTCGCTTATTCGGCGGTTTCTTGGGCCGGAAAAAACGACAAGGTGTTTCGGGTCTTTGTGGTCCACAGCTATGGCCCTGATCATATCTGCGGGGCACCGCAGTTTCGCGGCATTGAACGGGCTTTGACCGAACGCCTTGGCAAGGGGCGGTTGGTTTTCGAGCATTTTTATATGCTGACCAAGACGCAGTACATAACCCCGGACGAGATTCGGCAACGGGGTGATCTTGCCTTGCGGGCCATCAAGGACTTTGATCCCGACCTGATCATGACCCTTGACGATAATGCCTTTCGTACCGTGGGCCTTGATCTTGCCGGAGATGCAACTCGCCCCGTTGTCTTTTCCGGGCTGAACAACCCTCCGGAAGTTTACAACCAGACGCACAGGTTCATGCAGTCGCGTTCGTATCCGGGCGGAAATATCACCGGAATTTACGAGAAGCTCTACCTGTACAAAACCCTGCAGGTCCTCAAGCAGGCTCTACCCCAATGCCGTCGGGTTGTGGGCATCACCGACGAGTCCTTCACAGGTCAGGCCCTGTACCGTCAGATGCTCCTGGAAGCCGAGCAGAACAGGGGCTCCTTGCCTGTTGAGTGGGAGCTCCGCCAGGTTCGTACCTTTCGTGAGTACAAGCAGCTCGTTGACGCATTGAACAGGGACACAAGCGTTGACGCCATTTTCCCTCTGGCCTTTCTGCTGGTCGATGAACAGGGCCGTCCGGTTTCGGGCAGGGCCATTTTGTCATGGACCCTTGTCCACTCTTCCCTTCCCGAGCTCGCTATCAACTATGAATTGTGCCGGCTTGGCCTGTTTGGAGGGGCAGCCGTCCATTTCGAATCCATGGGGTATGCGGCCGGGCTTTTTGGTGTTGCAATTCTTGAAGGCCAGCATCCCGGCAATCTCCCCATTGTGGATGCGCCCGAATTCGCCATTGTCTTTAACACGTCTCGTGCGGCCATGCTCTCCAAGAAGATCCCGCTTCCCCTGCTTATGGCGGCTGATGCGGTGTACACCTCCATGCCGCTGATTGAACAACAATAA
- a CDS encoding ParB/RepB/Spo0J family partition protein gives MSVKTRGLGKGLDLLLKGSTPDTTDERLEIREIPLTDIFPNPSQPRQEFVEESLDELARSIRSQGVLQPILVRPRSGARHGYEIVAGERRWRASQRTDLKTIPALVRDIDDKETLAIALIENLQREDLNPIEEAMALERIKQELELSQEELARQVGRSRSAIANSMRLLNLPPSIQKDLAAHVITPGHARAYLALNDPDSQKTAHDKVVKNHLNVRQTEALVRQMNAAPAKDSPADDLKDKAANKRFCQECKTTIEKVLGKRKGLSLRVSGGPAKGSITLSYANARERERVLRIMEQGAGHVDNQE, from the coding sequence ATGAGCGTCAAAACCAGAGGACTAGGCAAGGGGCTGGATCTGTTGCTCAAGGGCAGCACCCCGGATACAACAGATGAACGTCTGGAAATCAGGGAAATTCCCCTCACGGATATTTTTCCCAATCCCTCCCAGCCCAGACAGGAATTTGTCGAGGAAAGTCTGGACGAGCTGGCCCGATCAATCCGCAGTCAGGGCGTTCTCCAACCCATTCTGGTTCGTCCCCGCTCTGGAGCGCGCCACGGCTATGAAATCGTGGCCGGTGAACGCCGATGGCGCGCCAGTCAGCGCACCGACCTGAAAACCATCCCCGCCTTGGTGCGCGACATTGATGACAAGGAAACCCTGGCCATCGCCCTGATCGAAAATCTCCAGCGTGAAGACCTCAATCCCATTGAGGAAGCCATGGCCCTGGAACGTATCAAACAGGAACTGGAGCTGAGTCAGGAAGAACTCGCCCGGCAGGTGGGCAGAAGTCGGTCGGCCATTGCCAACAGCATGCGCCTGCTCAACCTGCCTCCCTCCATCCAGAAGGATCTGGCGGCTCACGTTATCACGCCGGGCCATGCGCGGGCCTATCTGGCCCTAAATGATCCGGACAGCCAAAAGACGGCGCATGACAAGGTGGTGAAAAACCATCTCAACGTCAGGCAGACCGAAGCCCTGGTTCGACAGATGAATGCGGCCCCTGCCAAAGACAGCCCTGCTGACGACCTCAAGGACAAGGCGGCAAACAAGCGTTTTTGCCAGGAATGCAAAACAACCATTGAAAAGGTGCTGGGGAAACGCAAGGGACTTTCCCTTCGGGTCAGCGGTGGACCAGCCAAGGGATCCATCACCCTGTCCTATGCCAATGCCAGGGAACGGGAACGGGTGTTGCGCATCATGGAACAGGGTGCCGGGCACGTGGATAATCAGGAGTAA
- a CDS encoding ParA family protein, with protein sequence MARTIIVANQKGGVGKTTTTVNLAASLAVMEKKVLIVDCDPQANASSGLGIDVGEQEDNLYTAMFDETRVRDAVCETELPYLHVLPSTHDLVGADLELVDRREREFYVANLVESIGEKYEYIFLDCPPSLGLVTINALCAGRELLIPLQCEYYALEGIAQLLQTYEAVKKRLNRRLEIMGVVLTMFDKRNRLSFQVEREVRTYFPEKTFATKIPRNVRLSEAPSHGKPAITYDIRSTGTQAYISLAREVLERG encoded by the coding sequence GTGGCTCGGACGATTATTGTGGCGAATCAGAAGGGGGGGGTGGGTAAAACAACGACCACCGTCAATTTGGCGGCATCGCTGGCCGTGATGGAAAAAAAGGTCTTGATCGTGGACTGCGACCCTCAGGCCAACGCCTCAAGCGGATTGGGAATTGATGTGGGAGAGCAGGAAGACAACCTGTATACGGCCATGTTTGATGAGACACGGGTTCGTGACGCCGTGTGTGAAACCGAACTCCCGTACCTCCATGTTCTTCCGTCGACCCATGATCTTGTGGGGGCCGACCTGGAACTGGTGGACCGACGGGAACGGGAATTTTATGTGGCCAACCTGGTGGAAAGCATTGGAGAGAAGTACGAATACATTTTTCTGGACTGCCCCCCATCCCTGGGGCTGGTGACCATCAATGCCCTTTGCGCAGGCAGGGAACTGCTCATTCCCTTGCAGTGCGAGTATTATGCCCTGGAAGGAATTGCCCAGTTGCTACAGACCTATGAAGCAGTGAAAAAAAGGCTGAATCGGCGGCTGGAAATCATGGGAGTGGTGCTGACCATGTTCGACAAACGCAACCGCCTTTCCTTTCAGGTGGAACGCGAAGTCAGAACCTATTTTCCGGAAAAGACCTTTGCGACGAAAATCCCGAGGAACGTCAGGCTTTCCGAGGCACCAAGCCATGGAAAGCCCGCCATCACTTATGACATCCGATCCACGGGAACCCAGGCCTATATCTCCCTGGCCCGCGAAGTTCTGGAACGGGGGTAG
- a CDS encoding bifunctional heptose 7-phosphate kinase/heptose 1-phosphate adenyltransferase — translation MDQVSKTDVLEGLKRLQGKPVLIVGDCMLDHYQWGCVDRISPEAPVPVVQVERESWNLGGAGNVARNIRALGGNPCLVSLVGDDAAGKKIAQMLDKEGIHHHLVTSLRPTTIKTRIIAANQQMLRVDQEKKQRMSSATWKRFASILASLRSQYQVAVVSDYGKGVISEELLESMQHGGGLDKVLVDPKIESYPMYKGHYIMTPNAKEAGESAHGPMGSIPEILEVGTRILKDKQLDNLLITLGSRGMALFRQGQPTLHIPTVAQNVYDVTGAGDTVIGVLALCLSSGLDLLTSCVIANCAAGIVVGHVGTASVSPEKLAASLESIALPRITPWE, via the coding sequence ATGGACCAAGTCAGCAAGACCGATGTGCTTGAGGGATTGAAACGACTTCAGGGCAAACCCGTTCTCATTGTAGGCGACTGCATGCTTGATCACTATCAATGGGGATGCGTGGACAGAATTTCTCCCGAGGCACCAGTGCCTGTGGTGCAGGTGGAACGGGAATCCTGGAATTTGGGGGGCGCGGGCAACGTGGCCCGGAACATCAGGGCCCTTGGGGGTAATCCCTGCCTGGTATCCCTGGTGGGAGACGATGCCGCAGGGAAAAAAATCGCCCAAATGCTCGACAAGGAAGGCATCCATCACCACCTGGTCACCTCCCTTCGCCCAACCACCATCAAGACCAGAATCATTGCCGCCAACCAGCAGATGCTGCGCGTGGATCAGGAAAAGAAACAAAGAATGTCGTCTGCAACCTGGAAGCGGTTTGCCTCCATACTCGCATCCCTGCGATCACAATACCAGGTCGCGGTGGTATCGGATTACGGCAAGGGCGTCATTTCAGAGGAACTTCTGGAGAGCATGCAGCACGGGGGAGGACTGGACAAGGTCCTTGTGGATCCCAAGATCGAAAGCTACCCCATGTACAAGGGGCATTACATCATGACCCCCAATGCCAAGGAGGCCGGGGAAAGCGCCCATGGCCCCATGGGATCCATCCCGGAAATTCTGGAAGTGGGCACAAGAATCCTCAAGGACAAGCAACTGGACAACCTGCTCATCACCCTGGGAAGCCGGGGGATGGCCCTGTTCAGACAGGGGCAACCCACCCTGCATATCCCCACGGTTGCCCAGAATGTCTATGACGTGACCGGTGCCGGGGATACGGTCATCGGTGTGCTGGCCCTTTGCCTGAGCAGCGGCCTGGATCTGCTGACAAGCTGCGTGATCGCCAATTGCGCAGCCGGCATTGTGGTCGGCCACGTGGGCACCGCATCCGTGAGCCCGGAGAAACTTGCAGCAAGCCTGGAATCCATAGCCCTTCCCCGCATCACCCCGTGGGAATGA
- a CDS encoding motility protein A — MTRKNFYGAAVCLCIFLMAFVFMDNGLAFLNLSGLAVVVCGTLGAIFLSHPYDALIRAFKTCKHIYTTTPPPPASIVQSLLELSIKSRCHGLLSLEKSAGKHGVAFLRNGLELLVDGYSQEEIREILSMEMVFFKNRRQQSEVIFRNMGRIAPSFGVAGSVIGLIGMLSGLGDTEIILQTIPMALTSTLYGIVFNQFFCTPLAESVRGRTNDELLNASIILEGVLAIRKEQHPRKLEKRLASFLAPAERYATTRDFQAIRQKYIRMVRTRHQEETADLSGPSAVTSLHTVPTRS; from the coding sequence ATGACCAGAAAGAACTTTTATGGAGCGGCCGTGTGCCTGTGTATCTTTTTGATGGCCTTTGTGTTCATGGACAATGGGCTTGCCTTTCTGAATCTGAGCGGGTTGGCTGTTGTTGTCTGCGGCACCCTCGGCGCCATTTTTTTGAGTCATCCTTATGATGCTTTGATCAGGGCATTCAAAACCTGCAAACATATCTACACCACAACCCCTCCCCCGCCAGCGTCCATTGTCCAATCCCTGCTGGAGCTGTCCATCAAGTCCCGCTGTCACGGCCTGTTGAGCCTGGAAAAGAGTGCGGGCAAGCACGGCGTCGCGTTTCTACGCAATGGACTTGAACTCTTGGTTGATGGGTACTCCCAAGAGGAAATCCGGGAAATCCTGTCCATGGAAATGGTTTTTTTCAAAAATCGTCGTCAACAAAGCGAAGTCATCTTTCGGAACATGGGGCGTATTGCCCCGTCTTTTGGGGTGGCCGGAAGCGTGATCGGGCTCATCGGGATGCTTTCCGGACTCGGTGATACCGAGATCATCCTGCAGACCATTCCCATGGCCCTGACCTCGACCCTGTACGGGATCGTTTTCAATCAGTTTTTTTGCACTCCCCTAGCCGAAAGTGTTCGTGGCAGGACCAATGACGAATTGCTCAACGCCTCGATCATTCTTGAGGGAGTACTGGCCATCAGGAAGGAACAGCATCCGCGCAAGCTGGAAAAGCGCCTTGCCTCGTTTCTCGCTCCTGCCGAGCGGTATGCTACAACCCGTGATTTTCAGGCCATTCGCCAGAAGTACATTCGCATGGTACGCACGCGCCACCAGGAAGAAACAGCGGACCTGTCCGGACCATCTGCCGTGACCTCGTTGCACACGGTCCCAACCCGGTCCTGA
- a CDS encoding NAD-dependent epimerase: protein MNILVTGAAGFIGFHLCKRFLDMGHTVTGIDNLNDYYSVQLKKDRLALLQGRDGFTFLKLDLADREGMQQLFASNAFTHVVNLAAQAGVRYSIQNPLSYVDSNLLGFANVLEGCRHTRVQHLVFASSSSVYGLNASMPFSVHDNVDHPISLYAASKKSNELMAHSYSYLYNLPCTGLRFFTVYGPWGRPDMALFLFTKAILDQKPMQVFNQGKMKRDFTYIDDIIEGVVRVTERAPKPNPHWDAKAPDPGSAPCPYKIYNIGNNNTVELGRFIQVIEEQLGRKGIKEMLPMQPGDVEATYANVDDLIHDTGFKPQTPIEEGIGQFIAWYKEYYHIS, encoded by the coding sequence ATGAACATATTGGTCACGGGTGCAGCCGGATTTATCGGCTTTCATCTTTGCAAACGCTTTTTGGACATGGGCCACACGGTCACGGGCATTGACAATTTGAATGATTATTACTCCGTACAGCTCAAGAAGGATCGCCTGGCCCTGCTCCAGGGCCGAGACGGGTTCACCTTTCTCAAACTGGATCTGGCCGACCGGGAGGGGATGCAGCAGCTTTTTGCCTCCAACGCTTTCACCCATGTGGTCAACCTGGCGGCCCAGGCAGGTGTCCGGTACAGCATCCAGAACCCCCTGTCCTATGTTGACAGCAACCTGCTGGGCTTTGCCAATGTTCTTGAAGGGTGCCGGCACACCAGGGTGCAACACCTCGTATTCGCCTCGTCCAGCTCGGTTTACGGCCTGAACGCATCCATGCCGTTTTCCGTTCACGACAATGTCGACCACCCCATCAGCCTGTATGCGGCCAGCAAAAAATCCAACGAGCTCATGGCCCACAGTTACAGCTATCTCTACAACCTTCCCTGTACAGGACTCCGCTTTTTCACCGTGTATGGCCCCTGGGGTCGGCCCGACATGGCCCTGTTCTTGTTTACCAAGGCCATTCTCGACCAGAAGCCCATGCAGGTTTTCAATCAGGGCAAAATGAAACGGGACTTTACGTATATTGACGATATCATCGAAGGTGTGGTCCGCGTGACAGAGCGCGCCCCCAAGCCCAATCCCCATTGGGATGCCAAGGCCCCGGATCCGGGTTCGGCCCCCTGCCCCTACAAAATCTACAATATCGGCAACAACAATACCGTTGAACTCGGCCGTTTCATCCAGGTTATCGAGGAGCAGCTGGGACGCAAGGGGATCAAGGAGATGCTTCCCATGCAGCCGGGCGACGTTGAGGCCACCTATGCCAACGTGGATGACCTCATTCACGACACGGGATTCAAACCCCAAACCCCCATTGAAGAGGGTATTGGTCAATTCATTGCCTGGTACAAGGAATACTACCACATCAGTTGA
- a CDS encoding OmpA/MotB family protein, giving the protein MYKPRTPLTHHEETMAGLLDQSPDQGSDPGSWSVPWSDLMMTMFILFAVLFVYASAKRDFFREVSEALTGSTQDVRQELDRPESRVAKVRPVHRDISAGVEAKTAPSLRLGDEEQSQDTPDRKAFSLEKPLLFDHLSDKLEPEALSLLQSMLPVLQQSHLDVEVIGYTDGMPVHTPTFAGNWELAIARAMSVAHWLMHEGGIAPSRITVSSRGANDPRVPNTSRANRIHNRRVEIFLTRNRQGT; this is encoded by the coding sequence ATGTACAAGCCTCGCACTCCCTTGACGCACCATGAGGAAACCATGGCCGGGTTGCTCGATCAGAGCCCGGATCAGGGCTCTGATCCCGGTTCCTGGTCGGTTCCCTGGTCGGACCTGATGATGACCATGTTCATCCTTTTTGCGGTTCTGTTTGTCTATGCCAGCGCCAAGCGCGATTTTTTTCGAGAGGTAAGTGAGGCCTTGACTGGTTCAACTCAGGATGTACGTCAAGAACTTGACCGGCCCGAGTCCCGGGTCGCAAAGGTGCGGCCCGTGCACCGGGATATTTCCGCCGGTGTGGAGGCAAAGACCGCTCCCAGCTTGCGCTTAGGCGATGAGGAACAGAGCCAGGACACGCCGGATCGGAAGGCTTTTTCCCTGGAGAAGCCGCTTCTTTTTGACCATCTTTCAGACAAGCTTGAGCCCGAGGCCCTTTCCCTGCTGCAGTCCATGCTCCCTGTTTTGCAGCAATCTCATTTGGACGTGGAAGTCATCGGGTATACTGATGGGATGCCCGTGCATACCCCGACCTTTGCAGGAAATTGGGAACTGGCCATTGCCAGGGCCATGAGCGTTGCCCATTGGCTTATGCATGAGGGCGGTATTGCGCCCTCGAGGATCACGGTGAGCAGCCGTGGAGCCAACGATCCCCGGGTACCCAACACGTCCCGGGCCAACAGAATCCACAATCGACGGGTTGAGATTTTCTTGACCAGAAACCGTCAGGGAACATGA
- a CDS encoding inositol monophosphatase family protein yields MYAKVMEHVINAAHEAGARIKKDWSRPKDVSHKGRIDLVTTTDVQVENLLVSRLGAIIPGSTFWSEETHASSGLHTSTWIIDPIDGTTNFVHQIPFVATSIALWEQGEPVLGVVNLPVMGELFHAIKGQGAFCNGKPIRVSQTEELSASVIATGFPYDIDQEIDPVLQSLRHVLVNAQGVRRAGAAAVDLAYTACGRVDGFYEIGLKPWDTAAGMLLVTEAGGRVSRFDARKPYHLGDRDILASNGHIHQALGACINHA; encoded by the coding sequence ATGTACGCCAAGGTAATGGAACACGTCATCAATGCGGCCCACGAAGCGGGCGCACGCATCAAAAAGGATTGGTCCCGGCCCAAGGATGTATCGCACAAAGGCAGGATCGACCTGGTCACCACAACTGATGTCCAGGTGGAAAATCTGCTGGTCTCCCGCCTCGGGGCGATCATTCCCGGGTCAACGTTCTGGTCGGAGGAGACCCACGCGTCCTCGGGTCTGCACACCTCGACCTGGATCATTGATCCCATTGACGGCACAACCAATTTTGTTCACCAAATCCCCTTTGTGGCCACATCCATTGCCCTGTGGGAACAGGGGGAACCCGTGCTCGGGGTTGTCAATCTGCCCGTCATGGGTGAGTTGTTTCACGCCATCAAGGGCCAAGGTGCCTTTTGCAATGGCAAACCCATCAGGGTTTCCCAAACAGAAGAACTGAGCGCAAGCGTCATCGCCACGGGCTTTCCCTATGATATCGACCAGGAGATTGATCCTGTTCTGCAAAGCCTCAGACATGTTCTTGTCAATGCCCAGGGCGTACGCAGGGCAGGGGCGGCTGCCGTGGACCTGGCCTATACGGCCTGCGGGCGGGTGGACGGATTTTACGAAATCGGTCTCAAACCATGGGACACGGCCGCAGGCATGCTGCTGGTCACCGAGGCCGGGGGCCGGGTTTCCCGATTTGATGCCCGCAAACCCTACCACCTCGGCGACCGTGACATTCTTGCCAGTAACGGACATATTCACCAGGCCCTGGGGGCATGCATCAACCACGCGTGA
- a CDS encoding lysine exporter LysO family protein: MKDTCILIGFFMLGIGGGLCGMIPEEYLTTSLEMGTLYALIFLVGMGMGSDGKFLHNILNVGKKDLIVPIAVVVGSLAGGSLISLALADIDVIAGAAVGAGFGYYSLSSVLLSQLRGDELGTIALVANIVREVTTILAAPVMVRLVGPLGPIASGGATTMDTTLPIIVKYSGKAYAMTSVINGIVLTCLVPVLVPFILALRLPF, from the coding sequence ATGAAAGACACCTGCATCCTGATCGGCTTTTTCATGCTCGGCATAGGGGGAGGACTATGCGGCATGATCCCCGAGGAATACCTGACAACCTCGCTGGAAATGGGCACCCTGTACGCGCTCATCTTTCTGGTGGGCATGGGCATGGGCAGTGACGGCAAATTTTTGCACAATATCCTGAATGTCGGGAAAAAAGACCTTATCGTGCCCATTGCAGTGGTTGTTGGTTCCCTTGCGGGCGGCTCCCTCATCTCCCTGGCTCTGGCTGATATTGATGTCATTGCAGGAGCGGCCGTTGGTGCCGGATTTGGCTACTACAGCCTGTCCAGCGTGCTCCTCTCGCAGCTCAGGGGGGATGAACTGGGCACCATCGCCCTGGTGGCAAACATTGTCAGGGAAGTGACCACCATTCTGGCCGCTCCCGTCATGGTCAGACTTGTCGGCCCCCTGGGGCCCATTGCCAGCGGAGGAGCCACCACCATGGACACAACCCTGCCGATCATTGTCAAATATTCCGGCAAGGCATACGCCATGACCTCGGTGATCAACGGGATCGTGCTGACCTGCCTGGTCCCGGTACTGGTTCCGTTCATCCTGGCCCTTCGGCTTCCTTTTTAA
- a CDS encoding LysO family transporter produces MLTIIGIFMAGITLGFVMRGHQNLLHLGSRLADLALYTLLFILGLSLGVDKQLMADLPHLGLTGLVLALAAVVGSIVCAFFLAKVWGDRE; encoded by the coding sequence ATGCTGACAATTATCGGAATATTCATGGCCGGGATAACCCTGGGATTTGTCATGCGCGGTCACCAGAACCTGCTGCATCTTGGATCACGTCTTGCTGACCTGGCCCTGTACACCCTCTTGTTCATCCTGGGCCTGTCTCTGGGCGTGGACAAGCAGCTCATGGCCGATCTGCCGCATCTGGGACTGACCGGACTTGTCCTGGCCCTGGCCGCAGTGGTCGGGAGCATTGTCTGTGCCTTTTTCCTCGCCAAGGTCTGGGGTGATCGGGAATGA
- a CDS encoding ATP-binding protein: MSSSNISLQKRLLNAWLIFLCLLALVGALVFSYIIHLQQQTVISELHREVVLVEQMLENRLLFNRRHAARMAADNSLRVLVQLKLWSQARNVLAQSTLQASVRAAWLMGPDETINCAYPVSEADFCPMGFSGPSDRFLVAKGRLNHLVRKPIYSRNRHLLGFLVVAFIYPEQSFLDQLGTDQPQYIAVVADNQVVAASTQLPLEHFTAEDLLDHKEIHLVSEGEPAHFLVGNTTLFLSNQKLGIYLLQDFAPVQKPLQTLGVILVLFSLLVAGGCFGFYAYLKHRIIFPIVALSRAAREIQKTDSIAPLEKLVYPSPSKDEIRSLINSFKAMAGYLNKARTQAESVSAMKDAFLATVSHEVRTPLNGIYGMTQLLQRSGLTPRQERYASNMLISIHNLLDIINDVLDISKLKAKGFSVHEQQVDLAELLGSIQQMHVPIAEAKGLELRLECDQLPRFVRTDSLRLQQVLNNLVANAIKFTSSGYIAIQARLETPQETTGRVARIQFAVQDTGIGIPDDRQDVVFQPFTQIDDGLARKYPGTGLGLSIASKIVALLGGDKIMVQSACGKGSRFFFSLDLEVMHEMPADSGEAADGLKEGTCPCSAVPASYQHLRILVAEDNAMNQELILEIFEVLGIGKYHVCANGTEALTALVDHPHRYDVLLLDIQMPGMDGFEVARTIRDQGNRIPIIAMTGLASDKDRTKSRISGIDHFLTKPFTLTELETILVSLAG, translated from the coding sequence ATGAGCTCTTCCAATATTTCTCTGCAGAAACGGCTGCTCAATGCGTGGCTGATTTTCCTGTGTCTGCTCGCCTTGGTGGGCGCGCTTGTTTTCAGCTACATCATCCATCTTCAGCAGCAGACCGTGATTTCCGAACTCCATCGGGAAGTAGTCCTGGTGGAGCAGATGCTTGAAAATCGTCTGCTGTTCAACCGCCGGCATGCGGCAAGAATGGCTGCGGACAATTCCTTGAGGGTTCTTGTTCAGCTCAAATTGTGGTCGCAGGCCAGGAACGTGCTGGCCCAATCAACTTTGCAGGCTTCTGTTCGGGCGGCATGGCTAATGGGGCCGGATGAGACCATCAACTGTGCCTATCCTGTTTCGGAAGCCGATTTCTGCCCCATGGGCTTTTCAGGGCCTTCTGACCGGTTTCTGGTGGCCAAGGGGCGTCTCAACCATCTTGTTCGCAAGCCCATTTACAGCCGAAATCGTCATTTGCTGGGATTTCTGGTTGTCGCCTTTATCTATCCCGAGCAGTCATTTCTTGACCAACTGGGGACGGATCAGCCCCAGTACATAGCCGTGGTTGCCGATAACCAGGTTGTTGCCGCGTCAACCCAGCTTCCCCTGGAGCATTTCACGGCGGAAGATCTGCTTGACCACAAGGAGATCCATCTGGTCAGCGAGGGCGAACCCGCCCATTTCCTGGTGGGAAACACAACCCTGTTTCTTTCCAACCAGAAGTTGGGCATCTATCTTTTGCAGGATTTTGCTCCGGTGCAAAAGCCCTTGCAAACCCTTGGGGTCATCCTGGTTCTTTTTTCCCTTCTGGTGGCAGGCGGTTGTTTCGGATTCTATGCCTACCTCAAGCACCGGATCATTTTTCCCATTGTTGCCCTTTCCCGGGCAGCCCGGGAGATTCAGAAAACCGATTCCATCGCCCCTCTGGAAAAGCTGGTCTATCCTTCTCCCTCCAAGGACGAGATCCGTTCGCTCATCAATTCCTTCAAGGCCATGGCCGGATATTTGAACAAGGCCAGAACCCAGGCGGAATCCGTCAGCGCCATGAAGGATGCCTTTCTTGCTACGGTCAGCCATGAAGTCCGAACTCCCTTGAATGGTATTTACGGCATGACGCAGCTTTTGCAGCGTTCCGGCCTGACCCCCAGGCAGGAGCGGTATGCCTCCAATATGCTCATTTCCATTCACAACCTTCTGGACATCATCAACGATGTCCTCGACATTTCCAAACTCAAGGCCAAGGGATTTTCCGTTCACGAGCAACAGGTTGATCTTGCAGAGCTTCTTGGCTCCATCCAACAGATGCACGTTCCCATTGCCGAGGCCAAGGGGCTTGAACTGCGCCTTGAGTGTGATCAGCTTCCCCGGTTTGTTCGGACCGACTCCCTGCGTCTGCAACAGGTCCTGAACAACCTGGTGGCCAATGCCATCAAATTTACTTCTTCGGGGTATATTGCCATCCAGGCCCGCCTTGAGACCCCTCAGGAGACCACAGGCAGGGTGGCCAGGATCCAGTTTGCTGTCCAAGACACGGGCATTGGCATTCCTGATGATCGTCAGGATGTCGTTTTTCAGCCGTTCACACAGATCGACGACGGCTTGGCCCGAAAATACCCTGGTACGGGCCTTGGTCTTTCCATTGCCTCGAAAATCGTTGCCTTGCTGGGAGGCGACAAAATCATGGTTCAAAGCGCTTGCGGCAAGGGAAGCAGGTTTTTTTTCTCTCTGGATTTGGAAGTCATGCACGAGATGCCCGCAGACAGCGGGGAGGCTGCAGACGGCTTGAAAGAGGGAACGTGTCCGTGTTCTGCAGTGCCTGCCTCATACCAGCATCTGCGCATTCTGGTGGCCGAGGATAACGCCATGAATCAGGAGTTGATCCTTGAAATCTTTGAGGTGCTCGGCATTGGCAAGTATCATGTGTGTGCAAACGGCACTGAAGCGCTCACCGCGCTGGTGGACCATCCCCATCGGTACGATGTCCTGCTTTTGGACATTCAGATGCCCGGGATGGATGGTTTTGAAGTGGCCAGAACCATCCGGGATCAGGGCAACAGGATCCCCATCATTGCCATGACCGGGCTGGCCAGTGACAAGGATCGCACCAAAAGCCGCATCAGCGGGATTGATCATTTTCTGACCAAACCCTTTACCCTCACCGAACTGGAAACCATCCTCGTCTCCCTTGCCGGATAG